A genome region from Burkholderiales bacterium includes the following:
- the rpmA gene encoding 50S ribosomal protein L27 yields the protein MAHKKAGGSSRNGRDSQSKRLGVKCFGGERVPAGSIIVRQRGTQVHPGDNVGIGKDHTLFAKVTGKVQFKVKGPEQHKTVSVIPV from the coding sequence ATGGCACATAAAAAAGCGGGCGGCAGTTCCCGCAACGGCCGCGATTCGCAGTCCAAGCGCCTCGGCGTGAAATGTTTCGGCGGCGAACGGGTGCCAGCGGGCAGCATCATCGTGCGCCAGCGCGGCACCCAGGTTCATCCTGGCGACAACGTCGGCATCGGCAAGGACCACACCCTGTTCGCCAAGGTTACGGGAAAAGTTCAATTCAAGGTCAAAGGCCCGGAGCAGCACAAAACCGTAAGCGTGATCCCGGTCTAA
- a CDS encoding rubrerythrin family protein — MQLKGSKTHESLKAAFAGESMANRRYLYFAAKADVEGQNDVSAVFRSTAEGETGHAHGHLEYLEACGDPATDQPFGPTRQNLKSAIHGETHEYTDMYPGMAKIARQEGFDEIADWFETLTKAERSHANRFQKALDQLAD, encoded by the coding sequence ATGCAGCTCAAAGGATCTAAAACCCATGAAAGCTTGAAAGCGGCGTTTGCCGGTGAATCCATGGCAAACCGCCGTTACCTCTACTTCGCGGCGAAAGCGGACGTAGAGGGGCAAAACGACGTCTCGGCGGTGTTTCGTTCCACTGCTGAAGGCGAAACCGGCCATGCCCACGGCCATCTCGAGTACCTGGAAGCTTGCGGCGACCCGGCGACCGATCAACCTTTCGGCCCGACGCGTCAAAACCTGAAATCCGCGATCCATGGCGAGACCCACGAATACACCGACATGTATCCGGGCATGGCGAAAATCGCCCGCCAGGAGGGTTTCGACGAAATCGCCGATTGGTTTGAAACGCTGACCAAAGCCGAGCGCTCGCACGCCAACCGTTTCCAAAAAGCCCTCGACCAACTGGCTGATTAA
- a CDS encoding class I SAM-dependent methyltransferase, whose protein sequence is MLENRVKQWLEQRIAALNLPLSICLPDQQLITPAGSPKVTIMLRTPRALLTLANPTLGKLAKAYVEQELDIRGNLRDVMEIVVGLCDAGAEMGRKKINHVWKWRRHTLSADRRAITHHYDVSNDFYALWLDRWRVYSCAYFKTPGDSLDLAQEQKLDLICRKLDLQQDECFLDIGCGWGGLILWAAQRYRAKATGITLSRNQFEYVGQKIKELGLQDCCQVMLCDYRELDEREPFDKIASVGMFEHVGRRNLPLYFGKIYRLLKPGGLVMNHGITLTSPESSELGSDMGKFIEDYVFPGGELVHVSVVMETMAQQKLECLDAENLRAHYAKTLWHWVERLDAKQDQARRIAGEKIFRTWQVYMAGSADAFERGWISIYQLLAGRPLADGRLVYPLTREFVYKTI, encoded by the coding sequence ATGCTGGAAAATCGAGTAAAACAATGGCTGGAACAGCGCATTGCCGCGCTTAACCTGCCATTAAGCATTTGCCTTCCTGACCAGCAGCTTATTACTCCTGCCGGTTCGCCCAAGGTCACAATAATGCTGCGCACGCCGCGCGCCTTGCTCACCCTGGCGAATCCCACCCTCGGCAAGCTCGCCAAGGCCTATGTGGAGCAGGAGCTCGATATCCGCGGCAACTTGCGCGATGTCATGGAAATCGTCGTCGGGCTTTGTGATGCTGGCGCCGAGATGGGCAGAAAAAAAATCAACCATGTTTGGAAATGGCGGCGCCATACCCTCAGCGCCGACCGCAGGGCAATCACTCATCACTACGATGTGTCGAACGATTTTTACGCCTTATGGCTGGATCGCTGGCGCGTCTATTCCTGCGCCTACTTCAAAACTCCCGGGGACAGCCTCGATCTGGCTCAGGAGCAAAAGCTCGATTTGATTTGCCGCAAGCTCGATTTGCAGCAAGACGAGTGCTTTCTCGATATCGGCTGCGGCTGGGGCGGCCTGATTCTGTGGGCGGCGCAGCGCTACCGTGCCAAGGCCACCGGTATTACCTTAAGCCGTAACCAGTTCGAATACGTCGGACAAAAAATCAAGGAACTGGGTTTGCAAGATTGCTGCCAAGTGATGCTGTGCGATTACCGCGAGCTCGACGAGCGCGAACCGTTCGACAAGATTGCCAGCGTGGGCATGTTCGAGCATGTCGGCAGGCGTAATCTTCCGCTTTATTTCGGCAAGATCTACCGCCTGCTCAAGCCCGGCGGGCTGGTGATGAATCACGGCATCACGCTCACCTCCCCCGAAAGCTCAGAGCTGGGCAGCGATATGGGAAAGTTCATCGAAGACTATGTGTTTCCCGGCGGGGAACTGGTGCATGTGTCGGTGGTGATGGAGACGATGGCGCAGCAGAAGCTGGAATGCCTCGATGCCGAGAATTTGCGCGCGCATTATGCGAAAACGCTGTGGCACTGGGTGGAGCGCCTGGACGCGAAGCAGGACCAGGCGCGGAGAATTGCCGGAGAAAAAATCTTCCGCACCTGGCAGGTTTACATGGCGGGATCGGCGGACGCCTTCGAGCGCGGCTGGATTTCCATTTACCAGCTGCTGGCGGGCAGGCCGCTGGCGGATGGCAGGCTGGTTTATCCTTTGACCCGCGAGTTTGTTTACAAGACGATCTAG
- a CDS encoding lytic transglycosylase domain-containing protein yields the protein MRKLIGCWLLLFSPLAFAGAQIYEPLSASVRAVMQKAVSDKASPRLAFGSEAEAKAWLDEMSRRLGDRIPDAKTRKDFLTTVHYEATRAGLDPQLVLGLIQVESRFRKYAVSKAGARGYMQVMPFWVKEIGAREHNLFHLRTNLRYGCTILRYYLDKENGDLFRALGRYNGSLGQSNYPNRVVRTWINQWKYPLRGKPSRVQADQRVPFHSVQKDFLSPTAFLEPHELFHALAGDRADMPHHHFAMRAENEGGGQAVHPADLRGDFVIAEHHRIGHEQVVGKLDDHLRVLVFHGDADYFDLFAVRFIQRHQAGNFLETRRAPGRPEIHQHPFPLIIAEAVSFTFGVSQNKALRLDRV from the coding sequence ATGCGCAAGCTGATCGGTTGTTGGCTGCTGCTGTTCAGCCCGCTCGCTTTCGCGGGCGCGCAAATCTACGAACCGCTTTCCGCCAGCGTACGCGCAGTGATGCAAAAAGCGGTAAGCGACAAGGCAAGCCCCCGGCTCGCTTTCGGCTCAGAAGCCGAAGCCAAGGCCTGGCTGGATGAAATGTCGCGGCGTCTCGGCGACCGCATTCCCGACGCCAAAACGCGCAAGGATTTTCTTACCACCGTGCATTACGAAGCAACCCGCGCCGGGCTCGACCCACAACTGGTCCTGGGCTTGATCCAGGTGGAAAGCCGCTTCAGGAAATACGCCGTGTCCAAAGCCGGCGCGCGCGGCTACATGCAGGTAATGCCGTTCTGGGTCAAGGAGATCGGCGCCAGGGAGCACAATCTGTTTCACCTGCGTACAAACTTACGCTACGGCTGCACCATCTTGCGCTATTACCTCGATAAGGAAAACGGCGACCTGTTCCGCGCTCTGGGACGCTACAACGGCAGCCTGGGGCAATCGAATTATCCGAACCGGGTGGTGCGGACCTGGATCAACCAGTGGAAATATCCATTACGGGGAAAGCCCAGCCGCGTCCAAGCGGACCAGCGGGTTCCCTTCCATTCGGTCCAAAAAGACTTTCTCTCCCCGACCGCCTTTCTTGAACCCCATGAACTGTTCCACGCTCTCGCGGGTGACCGCGCCGACATGCCGCATCACCATTTTGCCATGAGGGCTGAAAATGAAGGTGGTGGGCAGGCCGTTCACCCTGCCGATTTGCGCGGCGATTTCGTCATTGCCGAGCACCATCGGATAGGACATGAACAGGTTGTCGGCAAACTCGATGACCACCTTCGGGTCCTTGTATTCCATGGCGATGCCGATTACTTCGACCTCTTTGCGGTGCGCTTCATACAGCGACACCAGGCCGGGAATTTCCTCGAGACACGGCGGGCACCAGGTCGCCCAGAAATTCACCAGCACCCATTTCCCCTGATAATCGCTGAGGCGGTGAGTTTTACCTTTGGTGTCAGTCAAAACAAAGCCCTCCGCCTGGACCGCGTATGA
- a CDS encoding DUF3501 family protein: MPVTRDSLMTLEAYARMRQEFRAKVMEHKKTRKMHLGEHVTLIFEDEFTIRYQIQEMLRVERIFEEEGIQDELQAYNPLIPDGSNWKATMLIEYPDVEQRKNMLARLKGIERKVWVKIAGHVPVYAIADEDLERDDGEKTAAVHFLRFELTPQMAQALKNGAGLAMGIDHAAYQVVVESVDPAVRGSLLKDLRLS, translated from the coding sequence ATGCCGGTTACCCGTGACAGTTTAATGACGCTCGAAGCCTACGCCAGGATGCGCCAGGAGTTCCGCGCCAAGGTGATGGAGCACAAGAAAACCCGCAAAATGCACCTCGGCGAACATGTCACGCTGATTTTTGAAGACGAGTTCACCATCCGTTACCAGATCCAGGAAATGCTGCGCGTGGAGCGTATTTTCGAGGAAGAAGGCATACAGGATGAGTTGCAAGCCTACAACCCGCTGATTCCCGATGGCAGCAACTGGAAGGCCACCATGCTCATCGAATATCCGGATGTTGAGCAGCGCAAGAACATGCTGGCGCGCTTGAAAGGCATTGAGCGCAAAGTGTGGGTGAAAATCGCGGGACATGTCCCCGTCTATGCGATTGCCGATGAGGACCTGGAGCGCGATGACGGGGAAAAAACCGCGGCAGTACATTTTCTGCGCTTCGAACTTACGCCGCAAATGGCGCAGGCGCTTAAGAACGGGGCGGGGCTGGCCATGGGTATCGATCATGCTGCCTATCAAGTGGTCGTCGAAAGCGTTGATCCTGCAGTGCGCGGCTCGCTCCTCAAGGATTTGCGCCTGTCTTAG
- a CDS encoding heterodisulfide reductase-related iron-sulfur binding cluster: MTTREGGLEAPKRHPIDWRNPDFYEEESVFKELGRVFDICHGCRRCVNLCNAFPRLFDLIDEGATGELDGVEKNKFWDVVDQCYLCDMCFMTKCPYVPPHPWNVDFPHLMLRAKAVKYRKGEVKFRDKLLSSTDALGKLASIPVVVQMVNAVNKTAAARKVMHHVLGIHQERHLPEFTSSTFRKNAAANHGFAVKDGQNTPGKVAIFSTCYLNYNEPGIGHDLLKILEHNEIPAVIVEKEACCGMPKLELGDLDAVEKLKNTNIPQLVKLAKQGYAILTAVPSCTLMFKQELPLLFPEDADVKAVAKAMFDPFEYLVLRQRDGLLNTDFNKPLGKVSYHIPCHLRVQNVGQKTRELLQMIPGTQVNTVERCSGHDGTWGVKTEFYGHSMKIGRPVFKQMASGEPDYISSDCAIAGRHIAQGMGGTAAQKLHPLTLLRIAYGL, encoded by the coding sequence ATGACCACACGCGAAGGCGGCCTCGAGGCACCCAAGCGCCACCCCATAGACTGGCGCAATCCGGATTTCTACGAAGAAGAATCCGTTTTCAAGGAACTGGGGCGGGTGTTCGACATCTGCCACGGCTGTCGCCGCTGCGTGAATCTGTGCAACGCCTTTCCGCGTCTGTTTGATCTCATTGACGAAGGCGCCACCGGCGAACTCGACGGCGTGGAGAAAAACAAATTCTGGGACGTGGTCGACCAGTGCTATCTGTGCGACATGTGCTTCATGACTAAGTGCCCGTACGTGCCGCCGCATCCATGGAACGTGGATTTTCCGCATTTGATGCTGCGCGCCAAGGCGGTGAAGTACCGGAAAGGCGAGGTCAAATTCCGCGACAAGCTGCTTTCCAGCACCGATGCTTTGGGCAAGCTCGCCAGCATTCCGGTGGTGGTGCAGATGGTAAATGCGGTGAACAAAACAGCCGCCGCCCGCAAGGTGATGCACCATGTATTGGGCATTCATCAGGAGCGGCATTTGCCGGAATTCACCAGCAGCACGTTCCGCAAGAATGCCGCGGCAAACCACGGCTTTGCGGTAAAAGACGGCCAGAATACGCCTGGCAAAGTGGCGATTTTTTCCACTTGTTATTTGAACTACAACGAGCCCGGCATCGGCCATGATTTGCTGAAAATCCTCGAGCACAACGAGATTCCCGCAGTGATTGTGGAAAAAGAAGCCTGTTGCGGCATGCCCAAGCTCGAGCTCGGCGATCTCGACGCAGTGGAAAAACTCAAGAACACCAACATCCCACAGCTGGTCAAATTGGCCAAGCAGGGTTATGCCATCTTGACCGCGGTGCCGTCGTGTACGTTAATGTTCAAACAAGAACTGCCGTTGTTGTTTCCCGAGGACGCCGATGTAAAAGCAGTGGCCAAAGCGATGTTCGATCCGTTCGAATACCTGGTGCTGCGCCAGCGTGATGGTCTGCTCAACACCGATTTCAACAAGCCGCTGGGCAAAGTTTCTTACCATATTCCCTGCCATCTGCGGGTGCAGAACGTGGGGCAGAAAACCCGCGAGCTTTTACAAATGATCCCGGGCACGCAGGTCAACACCGTGGAACGCTGTTCCGGCCACGACGGCACCTGGGGCGTCAAAACCGAGTTCTATGGCCACTCCATGAAAATCGGCAGGCCGGTATTCAAACAGATGGCGAGCGGCGAGCCGGATTACATCAGCTCCGATTGCGCCATCGCCGGCCGCCACATCGCGCAAGGCATGGGCGGCACGGCGGCGCAGAAGCTGCATCCATTGACCCTATTGCGCATCGCTTATGGGTTATGA
- a CDS encoding proline--tRNA ligase — translation MRVSQFFLSTLKEAPAEAELASHRLMLRAGLIKRLTGGIYTWMPLGLRVLRKVEAIVREEMDKSGAIELLMPAVQPAELWQESKRWEQYGPELLRIKDRHQRDFCFGPTHEEVITDIVRREIRSYRQLPLNLYQIQTKFRDEIRPRFGVMRAREFVMKDAYSFHADKASLDQTYQLMYHTYSRIFTRLGLRFRAVAADTGTIGGTSSHEFHVLADSGEDAIAFCPDSDYAANVEYAEALPPATPRAPGTQKLQKVATPGKKTVEEVSEFLKVSPQKIIKSIMVMTKNNGAYLLLLRGDHALNEAKALKIPALADGSRLASEEEIQSNMHCRSGYIGPANTHVPALLDRGVASMSDFICGANEDGCHFIGANFDRDVSYAKDAIFDLRNVVASDPSPDGKGALEICRGIEVGHIFQLRTKYSEAMGATYLDESGKTRTMEMGCYGIGVSRLVGAAIEQNHDERGIIFSGPMAPFHLAIVPIGKSTEVRAQAEKLHAELSANGIEVLLDDRDERAGVMFTDMELIGIPHRLVIGERGLKQGQVEYQGRRDKEPQPIPLRDCAEFIKNRLCAS, via the coding sequence GTGCGCGTCTCGCAATTTTTTCTGTCCACGCTGAAAGAAGCGCCTGCCGAGGCGGAGCTTGCCAGCCACCGCTTGATGTTGCGCGCCGGACTGATCAAGCGCCTGACCGGCGGCATTTACACCTGGATGCCGCTGGGCTTGCGCGTGCTGCGCAAGGTGGAAGCCATCGTGCGCGAGGAAATGGACAAAAGCGGCGCCATCGAATTGCTGATGCCCGCGGTGCAGCCGGCCGAGCTGTGGCAGGAATCAAAGCGCTGGGAGCAATACGGACCGGAGCTCTTGCGCATCAAGGACCGCCACCAGCGCGATTTCTGCTTCGGCCCCACGCACGAGGAAGTTATCACCGACATCGTACGGCGCGAAATCCGAAGCTACCGGCAGCTTCCCCTCAACCTCTACCAAATCCAGACCAAGTTCCGCGACGAAATCCGTCCGCGTTTCGGCGTGATGCGCGCGCGCGAGTTTGTGATGAAGGACGCCTACTCGTTCCACGCCGACAAGGCGAGCCTGGATCAAACTTACCAGCTCATGTACCACACTTACTCACGGATTTTCACCAGGCTGGGTTTGAGGTTCCGCGCGGTGGCGGCGGATACCGGAACGATTGGCGGTACCAGCTCACATGAATTTCACGTGCTTGCGGATTCGGGCGAGGATGCGATTGCGTTCTGCCCGGATTCCGATTACGCCGCAAACGTGGAGTATGCCGAAGCTCTACCCCCTGCCACACCGCGTGCCCCGGGAACCCAAAAACTACAAAAAGTAGCCACACCCGGGAAAAAAACTGTCGAAGAAGTTAGTGAATTCCTCAAAGTTTCTCCACAAAAAATCATTAAATCAATTATGGTGATGACGAAAAATAATGGAGCCTATCTTTTGCTTTTACGAGGGGATCACGCGCTTAATGAGGCAAAAGCATTAAAAATACCGGCCTTGGCAGATGGGTCCCGCCTGGCCTCGGAAGAAGAAATACAGAGCAACATGCATTGCAGGTCAGGATACATAGGTCCCGCAAATACTCACGTGCCTGCACTCTTAGATCGGGGTGTTGCTTCAATGAGTGATTTTATTTGTGGAGCAAACGAAGACGGTTGTCACTTCATTGGTGCCAACTTTGACCGCGACGTTTCATATGCTAAAGACGCAATTTTCGATCTCCGCAATGTGGTCGCCAGCGACCCCAGCCCCGACGGCAAAGGTGCGCTTGAGATTTGCCGCGGCATCGAGGTCGGCCACATTTTTCAGCTCCGCACCAAATATTCCGAGGCAATGGGCGCAACCTATCTTGACGAGAGCGGCAAGACCCGAACGATGGAAATGGGTTGCTACGGCATCGGTGTCTCGCGCCTTGTCGGCGCGGCGATCGAGCAGAACCACGATGAACGCGGCATCATTTTCTCGGGCCCAATGGCGCCCTTCCATCTCGCCATCGTGCCGATTGGCAAAAGCACCGAAGTGCGAGCCCAAGCGGAAAAACTTCACGCTGAGCTCTCGGCAAACGGCATCGAGGTGCTGCTCGACGACCGCGACGAGCGCGCGGGAGTGATGTTCACCGACATGGAGCTCATCGGCATCCCGCACCGCCTGGTGATCGGCGAGCGCGGGCTCAAGCAAGGCCAGGTCGAGTATCAGGGTCGCCGCGACAAGGAACCGCAGCCGATCCCTCTCCGGGATTGTGCGGAGTTTATTAAAAACAGATTATGCGCAAGCTGA
- a CDS encoding CBS domain-containing protein encodes MFRDYAALPLYPLPAGTTFHQPSQTLPQRVNLDDRAAECMTDLKQVSAATIEPSASIDTANQTMIEQGVRLLLVLGRAGEVAGIITANDILGEKLMQFMQESGVRRHEVLVQDIMTPRHQLEALNLDDVVHAKVGHVVAMLKKSGRQHAVVVDNAARKIRGIFSATQIARQLGVTIQTTEVARTFAEIEAVLSR; translated from the coding sequence ATGTTCAGAGATTACGCCGCGCTTCCGCTTTATCCCTTGCCCGCGGGAACCACTTTCCACCAACCCTCGCAGACGCTGCCGCAGCGGGTGAATCTGGACGACCGGGCGGCCGAGTGCATGACCGACCTCAAGCAGGTGTCCGCCGCGACCATTGAACCCTCCGCCTCCATTGACACCGCCAACCAGACCATGATCGAGCAGGGAGTGCGCTTGCTGCTGGTGCTGGGCCGCGCCGGCGAGGTCGCCGGCATTATCACCGCCAACGACATTCTCGGCGAGAAACTGATGCAGTTCATGCAGGAAAGCGGCGTCAGGCGCCACGAGGTGCTGGTGCAGGACATCATGACACCGCGACACCAACTGGAAGCGCTGAACCTGGACGACGTGGTGCACGCCAAGGTCGGACACGTGGTAGCGATGCTCAAAAAAAGCGGCAGGCAGCATGCCGTGGTGGTGGATAATGCGGCGCGCAAGATACGTGGCATCTTTTCCGCCACCCAAATCGCGCGGCAATTGGGCGTCACCATTCAGACTACCGAAGTCGCCCGCACCTTTGCCGAAATCGAGGCAGTGTTAAGCCGCTGA
- the rplU gene encoding 50S ribosomal protein L21, whose product MYAVIKTGGKQYRVASGEKLKIEQIPQAVGTEIVLDQVLLVANGDKIAAGNPLVAGAKVKATVVAQGRGDKVRIFKMRRRKMYRRTQGHRQNFTEIRIDTISA is encoded by the coding sequence ATGTACGCAGTCATCAAAACCGGAGGCAAGCAGTATCGCGTGGCTTCCGGCGAAAAACTCAAGATTGAACAAATACCCCAGGCCGTCGGCACTGAAATCGTGCTCGACCAGGTGCTGCTGGTGGCTAACGGCGACAAAATAGCCGCCGGAAACCCGCTGGTGGCGGGCGCCAAAGTCAAGGCAACCGTGGTTGCCCAAGGGCGGGGCGACAAGGTGCGGATTTTCAAAATGCGCCGTCGCAAGATGTACCGCCGGACGCAGGGCCATCGCCAGAATTTCACTGAAATCCGTATCGATACGATTTCGGCATAA
- the proB gene encoding glutamate 5-kinase, with product MREALKNAKRLVIKVGSSLVTNEGQGLDHAALARWAEQIAALKKLGKEVLLVSSGAIAEGMQRLGWQKRPHSMHELQAAAAVGQMGLIQAYESCFRKFGLHTAQILLTHEDLSDRKRYLNARSTLRSLLALNVIPVINENDTVVTDEIRFGDNDTLGALVTNLIEADALIILTDQAGLYTADPRQSPRATLVTEARAGDENLEKMAGSSGTHIGSGGMLTKVFAAKRAARSGAHTVIAPGREANVLLRLAQGEALGSLLFAETVTLAARKQWLADHLQVRGKLMLDAGAVQALCASGKSLLPIGVYDLSGDFERGEVVTCVDPHGREIARGLVNYNAQETRRILQLPSQEIESVLGYVDEPELIHRDNLVLL from the coding sequence ATGCGTGAAGCCTTAAAAAACGCCAAACGACTGGTGATCAAAGTCGGCAGCAGCCTGGTCACCAATGAGGGGCAAGGTTTGGATCATGCCGCGCTGGCGCGCTGGGCGGAACAGATCGCGGCATTGAAGAAACTCGGCAAGGAAGTACTGCTGGTTTCCTCCGGCGCGATTGCCGAAGGGATGCAACGGCTCGGCTGGCAAAAGCGCCCGCACAGCATGCATGAGCTGCAGGCCGCCGCCGCAGTGGGGCAGATGGGGTTGATTCAGGCCTACGAGAGCTGTTTCCGCAAATTCGGCCTGCATACCGCGCAAATTCTTCTGACCCATGAGGACCTGTCGGACCGCAAGCGCTATCTCAACGCCCGCTCCACCCTGCGCTCGCTGCTGGCGCTCAACGTCATTCCCGTCATCAATGAAAACGACACGGTGGTGACCGACGAAATCCGCTTCGGCGACAACGACACGCTGGGCGCGCTGGTGACCAATCTCATCGAAGCTGATGCACTTATCATCCTTACCGATCAGGCGGGTCTTTACACGGCCGATCCGCGCCAGAGCCCGCGAGCAACCCTCGTCACCGAAGCACGCGCCGGCGACGAGAATCTCGAAAAAATGGCAGGAAGCAGCGGTACGCACATCGGCAGCGGCGGCATGCTTACCAAAGTGTTCGCCGCCAAACGCGCGGCGCGCAGCGGCGCGCATACCGTGATTGCTCCCGGCCGCGAAGCCAATGTGCTGCTGCGGCTCGCGCAAGGCGAAGCGCTGGGCAGCCTGCTTTTCGCCGAAACGGTGACTTTGGCTGCGCGCAAACAGTGGCTTGCCGATCATCTGCAGGTGCGCGGCAAACTCATGCTCGATGCCGGCGCCGTGCAAGCCTTATGCGCAAGCGGTAAAAGCTTGCTGCCGATAGGCGTATACGATTTGAGCGGGGACTTCGAGCGCGGCGAGGTGGTGACTTGCGTGGACCCGCATGGCCGGGAAATCGCGCGCGGCCTGGTCAATTACAACGCTCAAGAAACACGGCGCATCCTGCAGCTGCCCAGCCAGGAAATCGAATCGGTGCTGGGTTATGTGGACGAGCCCGAGCTCATTCACAGGGACAACTTGGTTCTGCTCTAG